The Triplophysa rosa linkage group LG3, Trosa_1v2, whole genome shotgun sequence genome has a segment encoding these proteins:
- the cdkn1cb gene encoding cyclin-dependent kinase inhibitor 1B, with protein sequence MSSVLLSSIAMDRLTAREIVSGQESRDIYPQVDPLLMRKGTCRNLFGPVDHDELQRELTSKRKKIAERDRLRWNFDFSEGRPLDGELEWEESPADDCPAFYRERITTAVSKEPKREVFAKVPGCSTSVNTLNRENEADKRNVNPTKSRKTTAHARTKRLTDLRITDFYAKRRTGSVTPKESRNLE encoded by the exons ATGTCTTCCGTCCTTCTGTCCTCCATTGCCATGGACAGGCTGACCGCAAGGGAAATCGTCTCGGGGCAGGAGAGCAGAGATATTTACCCTCAGGTTGACCCCCTACTGATGCGCAAAGGAACCTGCCGAAATCTCTTCGGTCCCGTTGACCATGACGAGCTACAGCGAGAGTTGACGTCCAAACGTAAGAAAATTGCTGAGCGGGATCGGCTACGATGGAATTTCGACTTCAGCGAAGGGCGCCCGCTGGACGGTGAACTGGAATGGGAGGAGAGTCCAGCCGATGACTGTCCTGCGTTTTATCGGGAGAGAATCACGACTGCCGTGTCTAAAGAACCGAAAAGAGAAGTATTCGCAAAAGTTCCAGGTTGTTCTACATCTGTGAACACGTTAAACCGAGAGAACGAGGCAGACAAACGTAACGTTAACCCTACGAAATCTCGCAAAACGACAGCTCACGCCCGGACGAAAAGGCTCACAGATTTGCGCATTACAG ATTTCTACGCAAAGCGAAGAACGGGCAGCGTGACACCGAAGGAAAGCAGGAACTTGGAGTGA